A window of the Fuscovulum sp. genome harbors these coding sequences:
- a CDS encoding Gfo/Idh/MocA family oxidoreductase, which translates to MPPKQDRLLRVGVLGCGPIAQAAHFESCTKARNATLYAICDVADDLRERMAATHAPERQFNDYDAMLADPDLEAVIIATSDAFHVPAARRALEAGKHVLCEKPLATSVEEAESLRDIAASSGKVLQVGHMKRFDAGLQAAKAFIDTGMGQMVALKAWYCDSTHRYPMTDAVQPLMVTSKAARKPIENPKADLDRYYMLAHGSHLVDTARLFAGPIRAVDARLSNRAGIRCWFVDVEFENGVLGHLDLTVAVRMDWHEGFQIYGENGSILGKTYNPWYYKSSEVDIFDERDGATRRVLGADGHFYRRQLEGFADVILSGTRMEGADLEDGIASVRAMVAIAQSARSGQPVRLDQAQGPV; encoded by the coding sequence ATGCCCCCTAAACAGGACCGCCTGCTGCGTGTCGGCGTGCTGGGCTGTGGCCCGATTGCGCAGGCAGCCCATTTTGAGAGCTGCACCAAGGCGCGCAATGCCACGCTGTATGCGATCTGCGACGTGGCCGATGACCTGCGCGAACGCATGGCCGCAACCCATGCCCCGGAGCGGCAGTTCAACGACTATGACGCAATGTTGGCCGATCCCGACTTAGAGGCAGTGATCATCGCAACATCCGACGCTTTTCACGTTCCGGCCGCCCGGCGGGCGCTGGAGGCGGGCAAGCACGTGCTGTGCGAAAAGCCGTTGGCAACATCGGTGGAAGAGGCAGAAAGCCTGCGCGACATCGCGGCAAGCAGCGGCAAGGTGCTGCAAGTGGGGCATATGAAGCGGTTTGATGCCGGGTTGCAGGCGGCGAAGGCTTTCATCGATACTGGCATGGGCCAGATGGTCGCGCTGAAGGCATGGTATTGTGACAGCACCCACCGCTATCCGATGACCGATGCCGTGCAGCCGTTGATGGTTACCAGCAAGGCCGCCCGCAAGCCCATCGAAAACCCCAAGGCCGATCTGGACCGCTACTACATGCTGGCCCATGGCAGCCACCTTGTGGATACCGCGCGGCTGTTCGCAGGGCCGATCCGTGCGGTGGATGCGCGGCTGTCAAACCGGGCAGGGATCCGCTGCTGGTTTGTCGATGTGGAGTTTGAGAATGGCGTTTTGGGCCATCTGGACCTGACCGTCGCGGTGCGGATGGATTGGCATGAGGGGTTCCAGATCTATGGTGAGAACGGGTCAATTCTGGGCAAAACCTACAACCCGTGGTATTACAAATCGTCTGAAGTCGATATCTTTGATGAACGCGACGGCGCGACGCGCCGGGTTCTGGGGGCCGACGGGCATTTCTATCGCCGCCAGCTTGAAGGCTTTGCCGATGTGATCCTGAGCGGCACCCGGATGGAAGGGGCCGATCTGGAAGATGGCATTGCATCCGTCAGGGCCATGGTTGCCATCGCGCAATCTGCCCGCAGCGGGCAGCCCGTGCGGCTTGATCAGGCGCAGGGGCCGGTCTGA
- a CDS encoding sugar phosphate isomerase/epimerase: MRLGIFAKTFPGSDPFTVLTAAQQAGYDAVQYNMACSGLPSMPDSLQENTVPALVAAARGAGVALAAVSGTYNMIHPDPAQRAIGLRRLSVLIDHAAAMGTGMVTLCTGSRDAADQWRHHPDNQTTEAWRDLLVEMEKACALAEAKGVKLGVEPELANVVNSAAAARLLIDTMQSQALAIVLDPANLFEIASDADRTRIIEGAIDLLADRIAMAHAKDRNPDGSFATAGRGVVDFTHFIARLRRAGFDGDLVTHGLTADEAAGVAAHLRDCGA, from the coding sequence ATGCGGCTGGGCATCTTTGCCAAGACCTTTCCGGGCAGCGATCCGTTTACGGTTCTGACGGCCGCGCAGCAGGCGGGATATGATGCGGTGCAGTACAACATGGCCTGCTCCGGCCTGCCCTCCATGCCGGACAGCCTGCAGGAAAACACCGTTCCAGCGTTGGTGGCCGCGGCGCGCGGGGCCGGTGTCGCGCTGGCGGCGGTTTCGGGCACCTATAACATGATCCATCCCGACCCGGCCCAGCGCGCCATCGGATTGCGGCGCCTGTCGGTGCTGATCGACCATGCCGCCGCCATGGGAACCGGCATGGTCACGCTGTGCACCGGCAGCCGGGATGCGGCGGACCAATGGCGCCACCACCCCGACAACCAGACGACCGAGGCTTGGCGCGATTTGCTGGTTGAGATGGAGAAGGCCTGCGCTCTGGCCGAGGCGAAGGGCGTGAAGCTGGGGGTGGAGCCGGAATTGGCCAATGTGGTCAATAGCGCGGCAGCCGCGCGCCTGTTGATCGACACGATGCAAAGCCAAGCGCTGGCCATTGTGCTGGATCCGGCAAACCTGTTTGAGATTGCCTCCGACGCGGACCGCACCCGTATCATTGAAGGTGCCATCGACCTGCTGGCCGACCGCATCGCCATGGCGCATGCAAAGGACCGCAACCCGGATGGCAGCTTTGCCACTGCGGGAAGAGGCGTGGTCGATTTCACCCATTTCATAGCCCGTCTTCGCAGAGCGGGATTTGACGGCGATCTGGTCACCCATGGCCTGACGGCGGATGAGGCTGCGGGGGTTGCCGCCCATCTGAGGGACTGTGGCGCATGA
- a CDS encoding ATP-binding cassette domain-containing protein: protein MSETSPLLEVRNLSKNFGPVQALNDLTMHVGAGEVVALAGDNGAGKTTLIKAISGVYRPSSGSVLLEGQEVSFASPQEARERGIETIYQDLALADNLSIGANIFLGREPMTKRFGFLPVLDRKKMAQAAKETMALLDFHVSRMEAPVSNFSGGQRQAVAIGRAVYWNARILIMDEPTAALGVPEQRKVISLIHQLKAQGRGVIFISHNLQDIFAVSDRIVVLRRGVMAGERRIADTTHDEVVKLMVGG from the coding sequence GTGAGTGAGACATCCCCCCTGCTGGAGGTGCGCAACCTGTCCAAGAATTTTGGTCCGGTGCAAGCGCTGAACGATCTGACGATGCATGTGGGCGCAGGCGAGGTTGTTGCACTGGCCGGTGACAATGGCGCGGGCAAGACCACGTTGATCAAGGCGATCTCGGGCGTCTATCGGCCTTCGTCGGGCAGCGTGCTTCTGGAAGGCCAGGAGGTGAGCTTTGCATCACCGCAAGAGGCGCGGGAACGCGGGATCGAGACGATCTATCAGGATCTGGCGCTGGCGGATAACCTGTCCATCGGGGCCAACATCTTTCTGGGCCGCGAGCCGATGACCAAACGCTTTGGCTTTTTGCCTGTTCTTGACCGCAAGAAGATGGCGCAGGCGGCAAAGGAAACCATGGCACTGCTGGATTTCCACGTCAGCCGGATGGAGGCACCTGTTTCCAACTTTTCCGGCGGGCAGCGGCAGGCGGTGGCCATCGGGCGCGCGGTCTATTGGAATGCGCGTATCCTGATCATGGATGAACCTACCGCCGCGCTTGGCGTGCCGGAACAGCGCAAGGTGATCAGCCTGATCCACCAGCTGAAGGCGCAGGGGCGGGGCGTGATCTTCATCTCACACAATCTGCAAGACATCTTTGCGGTGTCGGACAGGATCGTCGTGCTGCGGCGGGGCGTGATGGCGGGCGAACGCCGCATCGCCGACACCACACATGACGAGGTGGTGAAATTGATGGTCGGGGGCTGA
- a CDS encoding class II D-tagatose-bisphosphate aldolase, non-catalytic subunit, with product MTALAEILAQNLAGKGRGLPAWCTAHPETLAAILATYRDDDAPVLIEATCNQVNQLGGYTGMTPDAFRGFVEGLAVAQGVDPARLVLGGDHLGPNPWRHLPADQAMDHARAMVAAYVQAGFTKIHLDASMPCGGEVLSQPEMARRAADLAAVAEAEAGGRALAYVIGTEVPIPGGETAPVDRLSITTAEAARQTIEEHRDAFAARGLSSVMARVAALVVQPGVDFGNAQIIGFDPPAAAALSAAVAGFGGPVFEAHSTDYQSGPALRALVQGHFAILKVGPELTFAYRQAVLALERLAQLMGLPSGVEAALRTAMADDPRDWQAYVDPGPDAPQMMIWGLSDRVRYYWPKPQVQAAQLALFTALRAAHPPPGLVAQVTGGLAVPVDPATLPETVIQANVGAVVARYRTATGDFDAP from the coding sequence ATGACGGCGCTGGCCGAGATTCTGGCACAGAACCTTGCGGGCAAGGGGCGCGGGTTGCCCGCATGGTGCACGGCGCATCCGGAAACGCTGGCCGCGATCCTTGCCACCTATCGCGATGACGATGCGCCGGTCCTGATCGAGGCGACCTGCAATCAGGTGAACCAGCTGGGCGGCTATACCGGAATGACCCCTGATGCATTTCGCGGGTTCGTCGAAGGGTTGGCCGTTGCGCAGGGTGTCGATCCTGCGCGCCTTGTTCTGGGGGGCGATCATCTGGGCCCGAACCCGTGGCGGCACCTGCCGGCGGATCAGGCGATGGATCATGCGAGGGCCATGGTTGCGGCCTATGTGCAGGCCGGTTTCACCAAGATTCACCTCGATGCCTCGATGCCCTGCGGGGGTGAAGTGCTTTCGCAGCCGGAAATGGCCCGCCGCGCCGCAGACCTTGCCGCTGTGGCCGAGGCAGAGGCCGGAGGGCGGGCGCTGGCCTATGTGATCGGGACCGAGGTTCCGATCCCCGGCGGTGAGACGGCCCCGGTGGACCGCCTGTCGATCACCACAGCCGAGGCAGCGCGGCAGACCATCGAGGAGCACCGCGATGCCTTTGCGGCGCGTGGCCTGAGTTCGGTCATGGCGCGTGTCGCAGCGCTGGTGGTGCAGCCCGGCGTGGATTTCGGCAATGCACAGATCATCGGCTTTGATCCACCTGCCGCTGCGGCCTTGTCCGCCGCTGTTGCCGGTTTCGGTGGCCCGGTGTTCGAGGCACATTCGACAGATTACCAGTCTGGCCCCGCGCTGCGAGCGCTGGTGCAAGGGCATTTCGCGATCCTGAAGGTTGGGCCGGAACTGACCTTTGCCTACCGGCAGGCCGTGCTGGCGCTGGAGCGTCTGGCGCAACTGATGGGCCTGCCTTCGGGGGTGGAGGCTGCGCTGCGCACGGCGATGGCCGATGATCCGCGCGATTGGCAGGCCTATGTCGACCCCGGGCCGGACGCACCGCAGATGATGATATGGGGTCTGTCGGACCGCGTGCGCTATTACTGGCCCAAGCCGCAGGTGCAGGCGGCACAGCTTGCCTTGTTCACTGCCTTGCGTGCCGCACACCCGCCGCCCGGCCTTGTGGCACAGGTGACGGGCGGGCTTGCCGTGCCTGTCGATCCCGCGACGCTGCCGGAAACCGTTATCCAAGCCAATGTGGGCGCCGTTGTTGCCCGATACCGCACCGCGACAGGAGATTTCGATGCCCCCTAA
- a CDS encoding sugar kinase: MTARPVIGSLGELLVEFVCTETDGRNLRPSVYRGPFPSGAPGIFIDQVALAGAQAVFAGAVGTDAFGQVVLGRLVADGVSDSLIRQIPGLPTGTAHVSYNSDGSRDFVFNMAASAAARFPKGREAIEGFLAAGTEVLHISGSALGDPDMRTAIAEVAVALHKAGVALSIDPNIRTELMSDAGYLDTVRHLIGLATYVLPSDADAALLWPGAGFADWAEALPARVVALKRGDKGAMALADGVLTDLPVHPVTVVDPTGAGDCFCGTFVTLLATGMAMPDALARAVVAGALAVTALGPMEGNSPRARIEAELA, from the coding sequence ATGACGGCGCGTCCGGTCATCGGATCGCTTGGCGAGTTGCTGGTGGAATTCGTGTGTACCGAAACCGACGGGCGAAATCTGCGCCCGTCGGTCTATCGCGGCCCGTTCCCCAGTGGCGCACCGGGGATATTCATTGATCAGGTGGCGCTTGCGGGCGCGCAGGCGGTTTTTGCCGGGGCGGTGGGAACCGATGCCTTTGGGCAGGTGGTGCTGGGCAGGCTTGTGGCCGATGGCGTATCGGACAGCCTGATCCGCCAGATCCCCGGCCTGCCCACAGGTACCGCGCATGTCAGCTATAACAGCGATGGCAGCCGCGATTTCGTGTTCAACATGGCCGCCTCTGCCGCCGCGCGCTTTCCCAAAGGGCGTGAGGCGATCGAGGGGTTTCTTGCCGCCGGAACAGAGGTGCTGCACATTTCAGGCTCTGCATTGGGTGATCCCGACATGCGCACTGCAATCGCCGAAGTCGCTGTCGCCCTGCATAAGGCCGGGGTCGCCTTGTCGATTGATCCGAACATCCGCACCGAATTGATGTCGGATGCAGGCTATCTGGACACGGTTCGCCATCTGATAGGGCTGGCGACTTATGTGCTGCCATCGGATGCGGATGCCGCGCTGCTTTGGCCCGGTGCGGGGTTTGCCGATTGGGCCGAGGCGCTGCCCGCACGGGTGGTGGCACTGAAGCGGGGCGACAAGGGCGCGATGGCGCTGGCCGATGGCGTGCTGACCGATCTGCCTGTGCATCCTGTGACCGTGGTTGATCCAACCGGAGCGGGCGACTGTTTCTGCGGGACATTCGTTACACTGCTGGCCACCGGCATGGCCATGCCGGACGCGCTGGCGCGGGCGGTGGTCGCGGGCGCGCTGGCCGTGACGGCGCTGGGCCCGATGGAGGGCAACAGCCCAAGGGCGCGGATCGAGGCGGAACTGGCATGA
- a CDS encoding glutathione S-transferase — MHLYFSPTSPYVRKVMVLLHETGQIGEVELVMGSGNPVDPAGAPLDANPLGKVPALERPDGPALYDSRVICRYLDARAGAGLYPEGARLWDTLTVEATGDGILDAALLMVYEGRIRPEELRFAPWVEGQWAKVDRALDALETRWIAHLEGPLDAGQIAVGCALGYLDFRHDARDWRNGRPRLAGWFAGFDVRASMRATVPT; from the coding sequence ATGCACCTCTATTTTTCGCCCACCTCACCCTATGTGCGCAAGGTGATGGTCCTGCTGCACGAGACGGGGCAGATCGGCGAGGTGGAACTGGTCATGGGGTCGGGCAACCCTGTCGATCCGGCGGGTGCACCGCTGGACGCCAACCCCTTGGGCAAGGTGCCCGCGCTGGAGCGGCCCGACGGGCCGGCGCTGTATGACAGCCGGGTGATCTGTCGCTATCTGGATGCCCGCGCCGGAGCGGGGCTTTATCCCGAGGGCGCGCGGCTTTGGGACACGCTGACGGTGGAGGCGACGGGGGATGGCATCCTCGATGCCGCTTTGCTGATGGTTTATGAGGGGCGCATCCGGCCCGAGGAATTGCGTTTTGCGCCTTGGGTCGAGGGGCAATGGGCCAAGGTGGACCGGGCGCTGGATGCGCTGGAGACGCGCTGGATCGCGCATCTGGAGGGGCCACTGGACGCCGGGCAGATCGCGGTGGGCTGTGCGCTGGGCTATCTGGATTTTCGCCATGACGCGCGGGACTGGCGCAACGGGCGGCCCCGGCTGGCGGGCTGGTTCGCGGGGTTTGACGTGCGCGCGTCCATGCGGGCCACCGTTCCGACCTGA
- a CDS encoding FMN-binding negative transcriptional regulator produces MHPNPAFRGASRDDNLAFAAARGFGMLCISGDAGPVAAHVPFVIMQGGAVEVHLARSNAIARAALPLPALLAVQGPDAYISPDWYGVPDQVPTWNYVAVHLRGVLHPMADAGLEPQVDALTAEFEARLPDKRPWTKHKMGEGVMARMMRGILPFRLEVTEVDGTWKLNQNKTPEARAGVIAALEAQGGMAAEIAGLMRRLG; encoded by the coding sequence ATGCACCCGAATCCTGCCTTTCGCGGCGCGAGCCGTGACGACAACCTTGCCTTTGCCGCCGCGCGGGGCTTCGGGATGCTGTGCATCAGTGGCGATGCGGGGCCGGTGGCCGCCCATGTGCCCTTTGTGATCATGCAGGGGGGCGCGGTAGAGGTGCATCTGGCGCGGTCCAACGCGATTGCGCGGGCGGCGCTGCCGCTGCCTGCGCTGCTGGCGGTGCAGGGGCCGGATGCCTATATCTCGCCCGATTGGTATGGGGTGCCGGATCAGGTGCCGACGTGGAATTATGTGGCGGTGCATCTGCGTGGCGTGCTGCATCCGATGGCCGATGCGGGGCTGGAGCCGCAGGTGGATGCGCTGACCGCCGAGTTCGAGGCCCGGCTGCCGGACAAGCGACCATGGACCAAGCACAAGATGGGTGAAGGGGTGATGGCGCGGATGATGCGGGGCATCCTGCCGTTCCGGCTGGAAGTGACCGAGGTCGACGGGACCTGGAAGCTGAACCAGAACAAGACGCCCGAGGCGCGGGCGGGGGTCATCGCGGCGCTGGAGGCGCAGGGCGGGATGGCGGCCGAGATTGCGGGACTGATGCGGCGGCTGGGGTGA
- a CDS encoding alpha/beta hydrolase, with translation MTNPARWITADGLSLALHDAGGDGLPVIFQHGLCGDARQTVEAFPPDPRFRRITLECRGHGSSDFDPDPSLSQFTDDLAGLVASLGRAVPVGGISMGAALALRLAVARPELVSHLILVRPAWGAGAEAPANLAPNGAVGQLLYRFPAAEARAAFLESDMAAELRATSPDNLASLIGFFGREPVSRTAILLSALSAEPLGVTRADLAALRLPVLICATAEDAIHPAALAQDLAAQIPGAVLCDLPAKGRDKAAHIAALHHEIIDFLTRT, from the coding sequence ATGACGAACCCGGCGAGGTGGATCACCGCGGACGGGCTTTCGCTGGCCCTGCATGATGCAGGGGGCGATGGTTTGCCGGTGATCTTTCAGCACGGGCTTTGCGGCGATGCGCGCCAGACGGTAGAGGCCTTTCCCCCCGATCCGCGCTTTCGCCGGATCACGCTGGAATGCCGGGGGCATGGCAGTTCGGACTTCGATCCCGATCCGTCGCTTTCCCAATTCACCGATGATCTGGCAGGGTTGGTTGCATCCTTGGGCCGTGCGGTGCCGGTAGGTGGCATATCGATGGGGGCGGCGCTGGCCTTGCGTCTGGCGGTGGCGCGGCCGGAGTTGGTATCGCATCTGATCCTGGTGCGGCCTGCTTGGGGCGCCGGGGCGGAGGCGCCTGCGAACCTGGCCCCGAATGGTGCGGTGGGGCAGTTGCTGTATCGGTTTCCGGCAGCCGAGGCGCGGGCCGCGTTTCTGGAGAGCGACATGGCGGCAGAGTTGCGTGCGACGTCGCCGGACAATCTGGCCTCGCTCATCGGGTTCTTTGGGCGGGAGCCGGTGTCGCGGACGGCGATCCTGCTGTCTGCCCTGTCCGCCGAGCCTTTGGGCGTGACGCGCGCCGATCTGGCGGCGCTGCGTTTGCCGGTTCTGATCTGTGCCACGGCAGAGGATGCGATCCATCCGGCGGCGCTTGCGCAGGATCTTGCGGCGCAGATACCGGGGGCCGTGCTGTGCGACCTTCCCGCCAAGGGGCGCGACAAGGCGGCCCATATCGCGGCCCTTCACCATGAAATAATTGACTTCCTTACAAGGACTTGA
- a CDS encoding ABC transporter substrate-binding protein, whose protein sequence is MKRRSILSAAAAASVALTMGMGAAQAQDKKFTIALVPGLTTDAFYITMQKGAQAAADALGVELVFQGAPDFNPVTQVPVLDAVIARAPDAILIAPTDTTQLIEPLRKAHDAGIPVITVDTFIGTGQYQTGAGDADFPLAYIASDNVLGGKIAARALASAIGGEGKVYVSNVKPGISTTDQREAGFKQAMAEEFPNITVLETQFNDNDANKAASQLQGVLAREADLKGVFGANLFSALGAANGVQQAGQSGTIKVVAFDAPTSIVDNLTTGLVDVAIAQHPAEIGYYGVVSAFAHLTGNSIPVSIGTGFTIITKDNVTDPNVAKYVYSD, encoded by the coding sequence ATGAAACGTCGTTCGATTCTGAGCGCCGCAGCCGCTGCCTCTGTCGCCCTGACCATGGGCATGGGTGCCGCGCAGGCGCAGGACAAGAAATTCACCATCGCACTTGTTCCGGGCCTGACCACGGATGCCTTCTACATCACCATGCAAAAGGGCGCGCAGGCCGCGGCTGATGCGTTGGGGGTAGAGCTGGTGTTCCAGGGCGCGCCCGATTTCAACCCGGTGACGCAGGTGCCGGTGCTGGACGCGGTGATCGCGCGGGCTCCGGACGCGATCCTGATCGCGCCCACCGACACGACCCAGCTGATCGAACCGCTGCGCAAGGCGCATGACGCGGGTATCCCGGTGATTACGGTGGATACGTTCATCGGGACCGGCCAGTACCAGACCGGTGCAGGCGATGCCGATTTCCCGCTGGCCTATATCGCATCGGACAACGTGCTGGGCGGCAAGATCGCGGCACGCGCGCTGGCCTCGGCCATTGGTGGCGAAGGCAAGGTCTATGTGTCGAATGTGAAGCCGGGGATTTCCACCACCGACCAGCGCGAAGCAGGCTTCAAGCAGGCGATGGCCGAAGAATTCCCGAACATCACGGTTCTGGAAACCCAGTTCAACGACAACGACGCCAACAAGGCCGCCTCGCAGTTGCAGGGTGTTCTGGCGCGCGAGGCCGATCTGAAGGGCGTCTTCGGGGCGAACCTGTTCTCGGCGCTTGGTGCGGCGAATGGCGTCCAGCAGGCTGGTCAGTCGGGCACGATCAAGGTTGTGGCCTTTGATGCGCCGACGTCGATCGTTGACAACCTGACCACTGGTCTGGTGGACGTGGCCATTGCACAGCACCCGGCCGAGATTGGCTATTACGGTGTTGTGTCGGCCTTTGCCCACCTGACGGGCAATTCCATCCCGGTCAGCATCGGGACGGGCTTCACCATCATCACCAAGGACAACGTGACCGATCCGAACGTGGCGAAATACGTCTATTCCGACTGA
- a CDS encoding ribulose-phosphate 3-epimerase has protein sequence MPRPAANWMNTLPADHLIAEFSVWSADLIRLADDMARIRPHADILHIDVADGVFAPSFLFFPDLVARIRDVSDLPIHVHLMVDDAVLLSQIDQFAEAGADLISLHAENDAVAGPALDRIAAHGVKAGMVLRVETPVERAKPWLQHIDMLTLLGTAIGVKGQGLDPSATTRLQTATGLIAESGRRIVLAADGGIRDTTVALLRAAGAETVVLGSLAFGAADLGARMAWLRGLG, from the coding sequence ATGCCCCGCCCTGCAGCCAACTGGATGAACACCCTGCCGGCCGACCATCTGATCGCCGAGTTTTCGGTTTGGTCTGCCGATCTGATCCGGCTTGCCGATGATATGGCGCGCATCCGGCCCCATGCCGATATTCTGCATATTGATGTGGCGGATGGGGTGTTTGCGCCGTCTTTCCTGTTCTTTCCTGATCTGGTGGCGCGGATTCGCGATGTGTCTGATCTGCCGATCCATGTGCATCTGATGGTGGATGATGCCGTGCTGCTGTCGCAGATCGACCAGTTTGCCGAAGCGGGGGCGGATCTGATCAGCCTGCATGCGGAAAACGACGCTGTGGCCGGGCCTGCTCTTGACCGGATTGCCGCCCATGGCGTGAAGGCGGGTATGGTGCTGCGGGTGGAGACGCCGGTGGAACGGGCCAAGCCGTGGTTACAACATATTGATATGCTGACACTTCTTGGCACCGCCATCGGGGTGAAAGGGCAAGGTTTGGACCCGTCGGCCACCACAAGGCTGCAAACGGCGACGGGGTTGATCGCCGAAAGCGGGCGGCGGATCGTGCTGGCCGCTGATGGCGGTATTCGCGACACCACCGTCGCCCTGCTGCGGGCGGCGGGGGCCGAGACGGTGGTGCTGGGATCACTGGCCTTTGGCGCGGCGGATCTTGGGGCGCGGATGGCGTGGCTGCGGGGGCTGGGCTGA
- the petA gene encoding ubiquinol-cytochrome c reductase iron-sulfur subunit, whose translation MSHAEDNTGTRRDFLYYATAGAGAVATGAAVWPLVNQMNPSADVQALSSIFVDVSAVEPGTQLTVKWLGKPVFIRRRMPEEIEAARATALTELPDPLAENANAQPGADASDQNRTLDEAGEWLVMMGVCTHLGCVPLGDGSGDFGGWFCPCHGSHYDTAGRIRKGPAPRNLPVPVAAFTDETTIKLG comes from the coding sequence GTGTCCCACGCTGAAGACAACACAGGTACCCGTCGGGATTTCCTGTACTATGCGACGGCAGGGGCCGGTGCGGTTGCCACGGGCGCCGCTGTCTGGCCGCTGGTCAACCAGATGAACCCGTCGGCCGATGTGCAGGCGCTGTCGTCGATCTTTGTTGATGTGTCGGCGGTTGAGCCGGGCACGCAGCTGACGGTGAAATGGCTGGGCAAGCCGGTGTTCATCCGCCGCCGCATGCCGGAAGAGATTGAGGCCGCGCGCGCTACGGCGCTGACCGAACTGCCCGATCCGCTGGCCGAGAATGCGAATGCGCAGCCTGGTGCCGATGCCTCGGACCAGAACCGCACGCTGGATGAAGCGGGCGAGTGGCTGGTGATGATGGGGGTTTGCACCCATCTGGGCTGTGTGCCACTGGGCGATGGATCGGGCGATTTCGGCGGCTGGTTCTGCCCCTGCCACGGGTCGCACTACGACACCGCCGGCCGCATCCGCAAAGGCCCCGCACCGCGCAACCTGCCGGTGCCCGTGGCGGCCTTTACTGACGAAACCACGATCAAGCTTGGGTAA
- a CDS encoding ribose ABC transporter encodes MTTEAPGPAGGHVSPPADHAEKSRTVVQRIADLRAWLFLAALILGFEIWSRVSFGGSFVFNPYNITSIAIFAVAPLLLATGQTFVIISGGIDLSMGFIMGLAAVVAAHVINWATPTMGMPMAVLFGSLVAVGIAMIPGCVNGLLVSRLNVPPFIGTLGMFGVARGVAFLLAGGTTVPVQNSFFATLGNGRIFGIPWIVIVTAIFVLIMHYLLSQTRFGQHNYAIGANAQAARRAGINIKSHLLRLYILSGICAGLAGVLYAARFSAGAAQAGEPLLLDSVAAVVIGGASLFGGSGTILGTVAGAFVIAVIQYGLVFINVEPFWQFISVGVVIIISVLIDQAQRRISGGRQSE; translated from the coding sequence ATGACGACCGAAGCGCCGGGACCGGCTGGCGGGCATGTCTCGCCCCCTGCTGACCATGCCGAAAAGAGCCGCACCGTTGTGCAGCGCATTGCCGACCTGCGGGCCTGGCTGTTTCTTGCCGCCCTGATCCTGGGTTTCGAGATCTGGAGCCGAGTTTCCTTTGGCGGTTCCTTTGTCTTCAACCCCTATAACATCACCTCAATCGCGATCTTTGCGGTGGCACCCCTGCTGTTGGCGACGGGGCAGACCTTCGTGATCATCTCGGGCGGGATCGATCTGTCGATGGGCTTTATCATGGGGCTTGCCGCCGTGGTCGCAGCGCATGTGATCAACTGGGCCACCCCGACCATGGGTATGCCGATGGCGGTGCTGTTCGGGTCGCTGGTCGCGGTGGGGATCGCGATGATCCCCGGCTGTGTGAACGGTCTGCTGGTATCGCGCCTGAATGTGCCGCCCTTCATCGGGACATTGGGCATGTTCGGTGTGGCACGGGGCGTGGCCTTTCTGCTGGCGGGCGGAACGACCGTGCCGGTGCAAAATTCGTTCTTTGCCACGCTGGGCAACGGCCGCATCTTCGGCATCCCGTGGATCGTGATCGTGACTGCGATCTTCGTGCTGATCATGCACTATCTGCTAAGCCAGACCCGGTTCGGGCAGCACAACTATGCCATTGGCGCCAATGCACAGGCGGCCCGGCGGGCGGGCATCAACATCAAATCGCATCTGCTGCGCCTTTATATCCTGTCGGGGATCTGTGCGGGGCTGGCCGGTGTTCTTTATGCGGCGCGGTTCAGCGCGGGCGCGGCGCAGGCGGGGGAACCCTTGCTGCTTGATTCCGTGGCGGCTGTCGTCATTGGCGGGGCAAGTCTGTTTGGCGGGTCGGGCACCATCCTTGGAACCGTTGCGGGGGCCTTCGTGATTGCCGTCATCCAGTACGGGCTGGTTTTCATAAATGTCGAACCCTTCTGGCAGTTCATCTCTGTCGGGGTGGTCATCATCATATCGGTGCTGATCGATCAGGCGCAGCGCCGGATCAGCGGAGGGCGGCAAAGTGAGTGA